In the Bicyclus anynana chromosome 6, ilBicAnyn1.1, whole genome shotgun sequence genome, one interval contains:
- the LOC112053487 gene encoding uncharacterized protein LOC112053487 — MEPLNDMSNEWMESFSPAPEDCTNSATFVKKISWIMISTISYLKDALPENSYTMETFKDFRLHILKKDCSNGIGNFLSSALADAFDALDKQYLRKLAFCFYEPDCQLGNMIESHVFEYVYYKEGVSVKYSRNAGASTQKHSFEDQTVDLMKAIFSVMRSCQNKLPTVFGISLKLFYYKDTPEDYVAPGFKSDEGVDHSEHDQTKKGLVLGRVDTDFHTLRFTSYVKEYESSAQTAPPNREALPNIPSMSNKTEGIDPRVVCPCSKKDDPTQYQDDVLLTCFYCNTLQHAACFGIFEDATSLSRHCCVVCRDEDATRLPTDLRLVLLPPKRRISLCLFRRALKLCSQREFVDARALADRFRESARNTTRMMSSLHKQGVVQLTPDIHSNNPRNVIKENIKKVFAKLCSLREQNISDSLIDEIEGALSQNTQESVIEHALTTIDKEDLSNASNLGRVIKKPETRSYDENPTLKAYRDIFITEEIVDPLLARNVSDSDKRKMEGTVTDTGNKRRKLQLQRKPKAGM; from the exons atggAACCACTGAAT GACATGTCAAACGAATGGATGGAATCATTTTCCCCCGCTCCAGAAGACTGTACTAACTCAgctacatttgtaaaaaaaataagttggaTAATGATCAGTACTATTTCATATTTGAAGGACGCGTTGCCCGAAAACAGTTACACGATGGAAACTTTTAAAGATTTcagattacatattttaaaaaaggacTGTAGTAACGGTATAGGAAACTTCTTAAGTTCGGCGCTGGCGGACGCTTTCGACGCTTTGGATAAACAATAT ctTCGCAAACTGGCGTTCTGCTTCTACGAGCCCGACTGTCAGCTGGGGAACATGATAGAGAGTCATGTCTTCGAGTACGTGTACTACAAGGAAGGCGTATCTGTGAAGTATTCGAGGAACGCAGGCGCATCCACACAGAAGCATAGCTTCGAAGACCAGACAGTCGACTTGATGAAGGCCATCTTCTCTGTGATGCGCTCTTGTCAGAATAAGCTTCCCACTGTATTCGGCATCAGTCTAAAGCTCTTTTACTATAAAG ACACTCCGGAGGACTACGTCGCGCCCGGGTTCAAGTCTGATGAGGGCGTAGACCACTCCGAGCACGACCAGACTAAGAAGGGCTTAGTCCTGGGTCGCGTGGACACCGACTTCCATACGCTTCGCTTCACGTCTTACGTCAAAGAATACGAGTCCTCCGCACAAACTGCGCCACCGAACCGTGAG GCGTTACCAAATATTCCATCGATGTCGAATAAAACAGAAGGAATAG ATCCTCGCGTGGTGTGCCCGTGCTCGAAGAAAGATGATCCGACGCAGTACCAAGACGACGTACTTCTCACTTGTTT ttACTGCAACACGCTGCAGCACGCGGCGTGCTTCGGCATTTTCGAAGATGCGACAAGTCTGTCGCGCCACTGCTGTGTCGTCTGTCGCGACGAGGACGCTACGCGACTGCCCACCGACCTCAGGCTTGTGCTTTTGCCGCCTAAGAGGAGAATC AGCCTGTGCCTGTTCCGGCGCGCGCTGAAGCTGTGCTCGCAGCGCGAGTTCGTGGACGCGCGCGCGCTCGCCGACAGGTTCCGCGAGTCGGCGCGCAACACCACAAGGATGATGAGCTCGCTGCACAAGCAAGGCGTCGTCCAGCTGACTCCGGATATTCA TTCCAACAATCCACGAAATGTAATTAAGGAAAACATCAAAAAAGTTTTTGCAAAACTGTGTAGCCTAAGAGAACAGAATATAAGCGACAGTCTCATAGACGAAATAGAAGGAGCCCTATCTCAAAATACGCAAGAATCTGTGATAGAGCACGCACTCACGACCATCGACAAAGAAGACCTCAGCAATGCTTCCAATCTGGGGAGGGTTATAAAGAAACCAGAGACAAGGTCATACGACGAGAACCCGACTCTGAAAGCTTACagagatatttttattacagagGAAATTGTAGATCCACTCCTAGCTCGTAATGTTAGCGACTCGGATAAAAGAAAGATGGAGGGAACGGTTACTGATACTGGGAATAAAAGACGTAAGTTACAACTTCAACGTAAACCGAAGGCTGGGATGTAG
- the LOC112053489 gene encoding uncharacterized protein LOC112053489 produces the protein MLCPEGAPFQNETLPKEEENLCCQKNKKVPIEGTASLEIHSYKSPKSWKKSITNFFRNQLRSTKSNDGDRPSDSKENFEEKEISPEQKWQSLGKMFKRQSFGEHWPKPSNHQGESSTQNKRHAVRKVISSYFGKPQKYNTSDPNEE, from the exons atgctATGCCCGGAAGGTGCGCCGTTTCAAAATGAAACTTTGCCTAAAGAAGAAGAGAATTTGTGTTGTCAGAAGAACAAAAAAGTACCTATAGAAGGAACGGCTAGTTTGGAAATACATTCATACAAAAGTCCAAAAAGTTGGAAAAAATctattacaaacttttttcgCAATCAGCTTCGATCAACAAAATCTAACGAT ggagACCGACCTTCCGACAGcaaagaaaattttgaagaaaagGAAATAAGTCCAGAACAGAAGTGGCAATCCTTGGGTAAAATGTTCAAGCGTCAAAGTTTTGGAGAGCATTGGCCGAAGCCTTCGAACCATCAAGGAGAATCTTCAACTCAAAATAAACGTCATGCTGTTAGGAAAGTGATCTCTAGTTACTTTGGGAAGcctcaaaaatataatacaagtgATCCAAATGAAGAGTAG